A DNA window from Bos javanicus breed banteng chromosome 10, ARS-OSU_banteng_1.0, whole genome shotgun sequence contains the following coding sequences:
- the ZNF609 gene encoding zinc finger protein 609 isoform X4: MESPVSTPAVLPLHLLVPVVSNDISSPCEQIMVRTRSVGVNTCDVALATEPECLGPCEPGTSVNLEGIVWQETEDGMLVVNVTWRNKTYVGTLLDCTRHDWAPPRFCDSPTSDLEMRNGRGRGKRMRPNSNTPVNETATASDSKGTSSSSKTRAGANSKGRRGSQNSSEHRPPASSTSEDVKASPSSANKRKNKPLSDMELNSSSEDSKGSKRVRTNSMGSATGPLPGTKVEPTVLDRNCPSPVLIDCPHPNCNKKYKHINGLKYHQAHAHTDDDSKPEADGDSEYGEEPALHADLGSCNGASVSQKGSLSPARSATPKVRLVEPHSPSPSSKFSTKGLCKKKLSGEGDTDLGALSNDGSDDGPSVMDETSNDAFDSLERKCMEKEKCKKPSSLKPEKIPSKSLKSARPIAPAIPPQQIYTFQTATFTAASPGSSSGLTTTVVQAMPNSPQLKPIQPKPTVMGEPFTVNPALTPAKDKKKKEKKKKESSKELESPLTPGKVCRAEEGKSPFRESSGDGMKMEGLLNGSSDPHQSRLASIKAEADKIYSFTDNAPSPSIGGSSRLDSTTPTQPMTPLHVVTQNGAEASSVKTNSPAYSDISDAGEDGEGKVDSVKSKDPEQLVKEGAKKTLFPPQPQSKDSPYYQGFESYYSPSYAQSSPGALNPSSQAGVESQALKTKKDEEPETIEGKVKNDVCEEKKPELSSSSQQPSVIQQRPNMYMQSLYYNQYAYVPPYGYSDQSYHTHLLSTNSAYRQQYEEQQKRQSLEQQQRGLDKKAEMGLKEREAALKEDWKQKPSIPPTLTKAPSLTDLVKSGPSKAKEPGADPAKSVIIPKLDDSSKLPSQAPEGLKVKLSEASHLGKEASEAKTGADCGRQAEVDPILWYRQEAEPRMWTYVYPAKYSDIKPEDERWKEERDRKLKEERSRSKDSVPKEDGKESTSSDCKLPTSEEPRLGGKEPRPSVHVPVSSPLTQHQPYIPYMHGYSYSQSYDPSHPSYRGMPAVMMQNYPGSYLPSSYSFSPYGSKVSGGEDADKARASPSVSCKSSSESKALDILQQHASHYKSKSPTISDKTSQERDRGGCGVVGGGGSCSSVGGAGGGERSVDRPRTSPSQRLMSTHHHHHHLGYSLLPAQYNLPYAAGLSSTAIVASQQGSTPSLYPPPRR; the protein is encoded by the exons GGATGTTAGTGGTGAATGTAACGTGGAGAAACAAGACTTACGTAGGTACACTTCTTGACTGCACACGGCACGATTGGGCACCCCCAAG GTTCTGTGACTCTCCCACCAGTGACTTGGAAATGCGCAATGGTCGGGGTAGAGGCAAACGCATGCGTCCCAACAGTAACACGCCTGTCAATGAGACAGCCACAGCCTCTGACAGCAAagggaccagcagcagcagcaaaacccgAGCGGGAGCCAATAGCAAAGGCCGTCGGGGCAGCCAGAATTCTTCAGAACATCGCCCACCTGCCAGTAGCACCTCCGAGGATGTCAAGGCCAGCCCTTCCTCAGCTAATAAGCGGAAAAACAAACCCCTTTCAGACATGGAGCTGAATTCTAGCTCAGAGGACTCCAAAGGGAGCAAACGTGTCCGTACGAATTCCATGGGCTCAGCCACTGGCCCCCTCCCTGGGACCAAGGTGGAACCCACTGTTCTAGACAGAAATTGTCCTTCCCCAGTCCTGATTGATTGTCCCCACCCTAACTGCAACAAAAAGTACAAGCACATCAATGGACTTAAGTACCACCAAGCTCATGCCCATACAGATGACGACAGCAAACCAGAAGCAGACGGAGACAGTGAGTACGGAGAGGAACCCGCCCTCCATGCAGATCTCGGGAGCTGCAATGGCGCATCTGTCTCACAGAAGGGTTCCCTATCCCCTGCCCGGTCAGCTACCCCCAAAGTTCGGCTCGTGGAGCCCCATAGCCCTTCTCCTTCAAGCAAATTCAGCACAAAAGGCCTCTGTAAGAAAAAGTTGAGTGGGGAAGGGGACACAGATCTCGGGGCCTTATCCAATGATGGCTCTGATGATGGACCCTCAGTAATGGATGAAACAAGCAATGATGCTTTTGATTCTTTGGAAAGGAAGtgtatggaaaaggaaaaatgtaaaaagccCTCTAGTTTGAAACCTGAAAAGATTCCTTCCAAAAGTTTAAAGTCAGCCCGGCCCATCGCCCCTGCCATTCCCCCACAGCAAATTTATACCTTCCAGACAGCCACCTTCACGGCAGCAAGCCCAGGCTCCTCCTCAGGCTTGACCACCACTGTGGTCCAGGCCATGCCCAACAGCCCCCAACTGAAGCCCATTCAGCCCAAGCCCACTGTGATGGGAGAACCTTTCACAGTCAACCCTGCCTTGACTCCAGCCaaggacaagaaaaagaaagagaaaaaaaagaaggaatcttCAAAGGAACTTGAAAGTCCTCTGACCCCTGGGAAGGTATGTCGAGCAGAAGAAGGCAAAAGCCCATTCAGGGAATCATCGGGAGATGGGATGAAAATGGAGGGCCTCCTGAATGGCTCCTCAGACCCCCACCAGAGCCGACTGGCCAGCATCAAGGCAGAAGCTGACAAGATCTACAGCTTCACAGACAATGCTCCCAGCCCTTCAATTGGAGGCAGTAGCCGCCTAGATAGCACTACCCCTACCCAGCCCATGACCCCGTTACACGTAGTGACCCAGAATGGAGCTGAAGCCAGCTCAGTCAAAACCAACAGCCCTGCATACTCTGACATTtctgatgctggggaggatgGAGAGGGCAAAGTGGACAGCGTCAAATCCAAGGACCCTGAACAGCTGGTCAAGGAAGGGGCCAAGAAAACTCTCTTCCCCCCTCAGCCACAAAGCAAAGACTCACCGTATTACCAAGGCTTTGAAAGTTACTACTCTCCAAGCTACGCACAGTCCAGCCCAGGGGCTCTGAACCCCAGCAGCCAGGCAGGAGTGGAGAGCCAGGCTCTGAAGACAAAAAAGGATGAGGAACCTGAGACCATAGAGGGAAAAGTGAAGAATGATGTCTGTGAGGAAAAGAAGCCTGAGCTGAGCAGTTCCAGCCAGCAGCCCTCCGTCATCCAGCAGCGTCCCAACATGTACATGCAGTCCCTGTACTACAACCAGTATGCCTACGTGCCACCCTACGGCTACAGCGACCAGAGCTACCACACCCACCTCCTGAGCACCAACTCCGCTTACCGACAGCAGTACGAAGAGCAGCAGAAACGGCAGAGCTTGGAGCAGCAGCAGCGAGGACTGGACAAGAAGGCCGAGATGGGCCTGAAGGAGCGGGAGGCAGCCCTCAAGGAAGACTGGAAGCAAAAGCCGTCAATTCCACCAACTCTCACTAAGGCCCCCAGCCTCACGGACCTGGTGAAGTCAGGACCCAGCAAGGCGAAGGAGCCAGGGGCGGATCCTGCCAAGTCAGTCATTATTCCCAAGTTAGATGACTCCTCCAAACTCCCCAGCCAGGCCCCAGAAGGACTTAAAGTAAAGCTGAGTGAGGCCAGCCACCTAGGCAAGGAGGCTTCTGAGGCCAAGACAGGTGCCGACTGTGGCCGACAGGCAGAGGTGGATCCAATACTCTGGTACCGACAG GAAGCAGAGCCCCGGATGTGGACGTATGTCTATCCTGCCAAGTACTCGGACATCAAGCCAGAGGATGAGCGGTGGAAAGAGGAGCGGGACCGCAAACTGAAGGAGGAAAGGAGTCGGAGTAAGGACTCTGTTCCCAAGGAGGATGGGAAGGAAAGCACAAGCAGTGACTGCAAGCTGCCCACATCAGAGGAACCCCGCCTTGGGGGCAAGGAGCCCCGACCCAGTGTCCACGTGCCTGTGTCCTCCCCCCTCACGCAGCACCAGCCCTACATCCCCTACATGCACGGCTACTCCTATAGCCAGTCCTATGACCCCAGCCACCCCAGCTACCGTGGCATGCCTGCCGTGATGATGCAGAACTACCCAG GTTCCTACCTGCCTTCCAGCTATTCTTTCTCCCCATATGGCAGCAAGGTCTCGGGGGGTGAAGATGCTGACAAGGCCCGAGCCAGCCCCAGCGTCAGTTGTAAATCCAGCTCAGAGTCCAAAGCCCTGGACATCTTGCAGCAGCATGCCAGTCACTACAAGAGCAAGTCTCCCACG ATAAGTGATAAAACTTCTCAGGAGAGAGATCGGGGAGGCTGTGGGGTGGTTGGGGGTGGTGGCAGCTGTAGCAGCGTCGGGGGAGCAGGCGGGGGTGAAAGGAGTGTTGATCGGCCCCGCACCTCCCCTTCTCAGCGCCTGATGTCCacgcaccatcaccaccaccacctggggTACTCACTGCTCCCAGCACAGTACAACTTACCCTATGCAGCAG GGCTTTCTTCTACAGCCATTGTTGCCAGCCAGCAAGGCTCGACTCCTTCACTCTACCCACCCCCCCGGAGGTGA